The Brachybacterium huguangmaarense genome contains a region encoding:
- a CDS encoding ABC transporter permease: MSTTVTPQPPVADDQVIERTVLAERPRSWWQLPTALTVLALAAFVLFGLRVPSGAHTTFQIAREGNLNPGGVIPETVDVPSAATAIVLAVLCLAIATFFWWASATIRGLDRRVRVTLLVVFGVLWVLSFLTWVNAGISQAVDLGSILQATLALAVPLTFGALSGVLSERAGLVNIAIEGQLLFGAFGAALVSSLVGGAAGPWAGLVAAPIMALVIGALLALFAVGYHVQQIIVGVVLNVFAVGLTSFFFGSVMQSDPARFNAPSRLPSWRIPVLADIPLVGRVLFDQNILVYLMWVIVALLTVALFRTRWGLRVRAVGEHPRAADTVGIDVARTRWTNVLMGSAVAGLGGATLTIGTNVAFGENMSAGKGYIALAAMILGRYHPVGALLAALMFAFADALQLRLSGGGRLPSEFLLMLPYIVTLFAVAGVVGRVRVPAADGEPYVKE, from the coding sequence ATGAGCACCACCGTCACGCCCCAGCCCCCCGTGGCCGACGACCAGGTCATCGAGCGCACCGTGCTGGCCGAGCGCCCGCGCTCGTGGTGGCAACTGCCGACCGCCCTGACGGTCCTCGCGCTCGCGGCGTTCGTCCTGTTCGGCCTGCGGGTGCCCTCGGGCGCGCACACCACCTTCCAGATCGCACGCGAGGGCAACCTCAACCCGGGCGGCGTCATCCCCGAGACGGTCGACGTGCCGAGCGCCGCCACCGCGATCGTGCTCGCCGTGCTGTGCCTCGCGATCGCCACCTTCTTCTGGTGGGCGAGCGCCACGATCCGCGGGCTCGACCGCCGCGTGCGCGTCACGCTGCTCGTCGTGTTCGGCGTGCTGTGGGTGCTCTCGTTCCTCACCTGGGTCAACGCCGGCATCTCCCAGGCCGTCGACCTCGGCTCGATCCTCCAGGCGACGCTCGCCCTGGCCGTCCCGCTCACCTTCGGCGCCCTGTCCGGGGTGCTCTCCGAGCGTGCCGGCTTGGTCAACATCGCCATCGAGGGCCAGCTCCTGTTCGGCGCCTTCGGCGCCGCGCTCGTCTCCTCCCTCGTGGGCGGCGCGGCGGGTCCGTGGGCCGGCCTCGTGGCGGCGCCGATCATGGCGCTCGTCATCGGCGCGCTGCTGGCCCTCTTCGCGGTCGGCTACCACGTCCAGCAGATCATCGTGGGCGTCGTGCTCAACGTCTTCGCGGTCGGCCTGACGAGCTTCTTCTTCGGCTCGGTCATGCAGTCCGACCCGGCCCGCTTCAACGCCCCCAGCCGCCTGCCCTCGTGGCGCATCCCGGTGCTCGCCGACATCCCTCTCGTCGGCCGGGTCCTGTTCGACCAGAACATCCTCGTGTACCTCATGTGGGTGATCGTCGCTCTGCTGACCGTGGCCCTGTTCCGCACCCGCTGGGGCCTGCGGGTGCGCGCCGTCGGCGAGCATCCGCGCGCCGCCGACACCGTCGGCATCGACGTGGCCCGCACCCGCTGGACCAACGTCCTGATGGGGTCGGCCGTCGCGGGCCTGGGCGGCGCGACCCTCACCATCGGCACCAACGTGGCCTTCGGCGAGAACATGTCCGCCGGCAAGGGCTACATCGCCCTGGCCGCCATGATCCTCGGGCGCTACCATCCCGTCGGCGCCCTCCTGGCCGCCCTCATGTTCGCCTTCGCCGACGCCCTCCAGCTCCGGCTCAGCGGCGGCGGCCGGCTCCCGAGCGAGTTCCTGCTGATGCTCCCGTACATCGTGACCCTGTTCGCGGTCGCCGGCGTCGTGGGCCGCGTGCGCGTCCCCGCCGCCGACGGCGAGCCCTACGTCAAGGAGTGA
- a CDS encoding cytidine deaminase yields the protein MTDPRETPEDFAALLAVAVDFAARAYAPYSGYAVGAAALVDDGRTVGGCNVENAAYGVTLCAECGLVSDLVAGGGGRLVRFVCVNGLGAVIMPCGRCRQLLSEHAAADLVLLTPEGPRTIDEVLPQAFGPRDLDEVAPGD from the coding sequence GTGACCGATCCCCGCGAGACCCCCGAGGACTTCGCCGCGCTGCTCGCCGTGGCCGTCGACTTCGCCGCGCGCGCCTACGCCCCCTATTCGGGGTATGCCGTCGGCGCGGCCGCGCTCGTCGACGACGGACGCACGGTCGGCGGATGCAACGTCGAGAACGCCGCGTACGGCGTGACCCTGTGCGCCGAGTGCGGTCTCGTCTCCGACCTCGTGGCCGGCGGCGGCGGCCGCCTCGTGCGGTTCGTGTGCGTCAACGGGCTCGGCGCGGTCATCATGCCGTGCGGCCGCTGCCGCCAGCTCCTGTCCGAGCACGCCGCCGCGGACCTCGTCCTGCTCACCCCCGAGGGGCCGCGCACGATCGACGAGGTCCTGCCGCAGGCCTTCGGCCCCCGCGACCTCGACGAGGTCGCCCCCGGGGACTGA
- a CDS encoding thymidine phosphorylase, which yields MAPETTASSVERFDAVDVIRAKRDGGRLSDDQIDWVIDAYTRGVVAERQMAALAMAIFLNGMDRDEIVRWTDAMIASGERLDFSSALSRPTTDKHSTGGVGDKITLPLAPLVASFGVAVPQLSGRGLGHTGGTLDKLESIPGWRADLSNDEMIAQLESVGAVVCAAGSGLAPADKKLYALRDVTGTVEAIPLIASSIMSKKIAEGTASLVLDVKTGAGAFMSDEADARELARTMVDLGTDAGVRTVALLTDMSAPLGLTVGNALEVRESLEVLAGGGPADVVELTVALAREMLAAAGRTDADVEEALRDGRAMDTWRAMISAQGGDPDAPLPEAAHTLEVRAEAAGRVTGLDAMQVGVAGWRLGAGRSRPGEAVQAGAGVELRRTIGDTVSAGDVLAVLHTDTPERFDRSVEAIDGAWSIEADAPAAERRIVLDRIA from the coding sequence ATGGCACCCGAGACCACCGCATCCTCCGTCGAGCGCTTCGACGCCGTCGACGTCATCCGCGCCAAGCGCGACGGCGGCCGCCTGAGCGACGACCAGATCGACTGGGTGATCGACGCCTACACGCGCGGCGTCGTCGCCGAGCGGCAGATGGCGGCGCTCGCGATGGCGATCTTCCTCAACGGCATGGACCGCGACGAGATCGTGCGCTGGACCGACGCCATGATCGCCTCGGGCGAGCGCCTGGACTTCTCCTCGGCGCTCAGCCGTCCGACCACCGACAAGCACTCGACCGGCGGCGTCGGCGACAAGATCACCCTCCCGCTCGCGCCGCTCGTCGCGAGCTTCGGCGTGGCCGTGCCCCAGCTGTCGGGCCGCGGCCTCGGCCACACGGGCGGCACGCTCGACAAGCTCGAGTCGATCCCCGGCTGGCGCGCCGACCTGAGCAACGACGAGATGATCGCCCAGCTCGAGTCCGTGGGCGCCGTCGTGTGCGCGGCGGGCTCGGGGCTCGCCCCGGCCGACAAGAAGCTCTACGCGCTGCGCGACGTGACCGGGACCGTCGAGGCGATCCCGCTCATCGCGAGCTCGATCATGTCCAAGAAGATCGCCGAGGGCACCGCCTCCCTCGTCCTCGACGTCAAGACGGGCGCGGGCGCCTTCATGTCCGACGAGGCCGACGCCCGCGAGCTCGCGCGCACCATGGTGGACCTGGGCACCGACGCCGGCGTGCGCACGGTTGCCCTGCTGACCGACATGTCCGCGCCGCTCGGGCTCACGGTCGGCAACGCCCTCGAGGTGCGCGAGAGCCTCGAGGTGCTCGCCGGCGGCGGCCCCGCCGACGTCGTCGAGCTGACGGTCGCCCTCGCGCGCGAGATGCTCGCCGCCGCCGGGAGGACCGACGCCGACGTCGAGGAGGCGCTCCGGGACGGACGCGCGATGGACACCTGGCGGGCGATGATCTCGGCCCAGGGCGGCGATCCCGACGCGCCGCTGCCCGAGGCCGCGCACACCCTGGAGGTGCGCGCGGAGGCCGCCGGTCGGGTCACGGGTCTCGACGCCATGCAGGTGGGCGTCGCCGGATGGCGCCTGGGCGCGGGCCGCTCCCGCCCCGGGGAGGCGGTGCAGGCCGGCGCCGGTGTCGAGCTGAGGAGGACCATCGGGGACACCGTGAGCGCGGGCGACGTGCTCGCCGTGCTGCACACCGACACCCCGGAGCGCTTCGACCGGTCCGTCGAGGCGATCGACGGCGCGTGGAGCATCGAGGCGGACGCCCCCGCGGCCGAGCGGCGCATCGTGCTGGACCGCATCGCCTGA
- a CDS encoding NUDIX domain-containing protein — protein MSSPSPSPAPPRRIVLIAGPSGSGKGVMTRRSGLPLVPLDEFYRDGDDPSLPHRFGIVDWDDPGSWDAGAALEALTVLAHEGVAEIPRYTIAENRRTGVRTLDASASSLLVAEGIFAAELVAPLRAAGLLADALVLSRPAPLVFALRLARDLREARKPPLTLVRRGWALAREQAPAIAAWRRAGMTTVGLHEGLARLEALHGLAETERHVRRASGAGGAVLRIAAVCFVRSGSEGLEVLAVRKRGTGSFMQPGGKLEPGESARACAVRELVEELDVALDEGDLELLGEFDAVAANEPDTCVAASVFLASAEALPRDVEVRAEIVESVWCPVAAPPRGRRWAPLMTEHILPALRAAQA, from the coding sequence ATGAGCTCTCCCTCGCCGTCGCCCGCCCCGCCTCGCCGCATCGTGCTGATCGCGGGCCCCTCGGGGAGCGGGAAGGGCGTGATGACGCGGCGCAGCGGGCTCCCGCTCGTGCCGCTCGACGAGTTCTACCGCGACGGCGACGACCCCTCGCTCCCGCACCGCTTCGGGATCGTGGACTGGGACGATCCGGGGTCCTGGGACGCCGGCGCGGCGCTCGAGGCGCTCACGGTGCTCGCGCACGAGGGCGTCGCCGAGATCCCGCGCTACACGATCGCCGAGAACCGCCGCACGGGCGTGCGCACCCTCGACGCCTCGGCCTCCTCCCTCCTCGTGGCCGAGGGCATCTTCGCGGCCGAGCTGGTCGCGCCGCTGCGCGCGGCGGGCCTGCTCGCCGACGCCCTCGTGCTGTCCCGTCCGGCGCCGCTCGTGTTCGCCCTGCGCCTGGCCCGGGACCTGCGCGAGGCGCGCAAGCCGCCGCTCACCCTCGTGCGGCGCGGCTGGGCGCTCGCGCGCGAGCAGGCGCCCGCGATCGCGGCGTGGCGCCGGGCCGGGATGACGACCGTCGGCCTGCACGAGGGCCTCGCGCGCCTCGAGGCGCTGCACGGCCTCGCCGAGACCGAGCGGCATGTGCGGCGCGCCTCGGGCGCGGGCGGCGCCGTGCTCCGGATCGCGGCCGTGTGCTTCGTGCGGAGCGGGAGCGAGGGGCTCGAGGTGCTCGCCGTCCGCAAGCGCGGCACCGGCTCCTTCATGCAGCCGGGCGGCAAGCTCGAGCCGGGAGAGAGCGCCCGCGCGTGCGCGGTGCGCGAGCTCGTCGAGGAGCTCGACGTGGCCCTCGACGAGGGCGACCTCGAGCTGCTCGGCGAGTTCGACGCGGTGGCCGCCAACGAGCCCGACACATGCGTCGCGGCGAGCGTGTTCCTGGCCTCGGCCGAGGCCCTCCCCCGGGACGTCGAGGTGCGGGCGGAGATCGTCGAGTCGGTGTGGTGCCCTGTCGCCGCCCCGCCCCGCGGGCGCCGCTGGGCGCCGCTCATGACCGAGCACATCCTGCCCGCCCTGCGCGCCGCGCAGGCCTGA
- a CDS encoding dicarboxylate/amino acid:cation symporter — protein sequence MATLKHPATLIGIAAVAGILVGLIAGEWAGNLQCVGDLFIRLIQMAIVPLVMASVIVATGSMSGSGMGRLALRTFAWMIGFSVAAAIPAYALSALLHPGAGITFNGGVDPALEESATEATGWQDTILGFVSTNVFEAMSTATMVPIIVFSLLFGLALNSYQSRTGNTLVLEFLDQVQNIVLTMIRLVMVIAPIGVFCLLASLTGRIGFSVVTSALAYLGTTGLGVVVLMLVFVAVVSLRTRLNPLRLPSKLAEQTVIAVTTTSSAVTFPTVLRSAIEKVGVSQRVANFTLSIGLTMGSYGAVLNYMIVVMFLAQTGGIELGVGQIAMGMLLAILLNMGTITVPGGFPGGRDVPRHLALAADRGRRPADRGGLVHRHLPHLPQRQRRHDGRDARRRRHRRARPPGLRLRQDRRRRYGPLGPRGALRQGRRGGLTEDRGVDGEAGPPSGDGGAARERATIGP from the coding sequence ATGGCCACGCTCAAGCACCCCGCCACCCTCATCGGCATCGCCGCCGTCGCCGGGATCCTCGTCGGCCTGATCGCGGGGGAGTGGGCCGGCAACCTGCAGTGCGTCGGCGACCTGTTCATCCGGCTGATCCAGATGGCGATCGTGCCCCTCGTGATGGCCTCGGTGATCGTCGCGACCGGTTCCATGTCGGGCAGCGGCATGGGGCGCCTCGCGCTGCGCACGTTCGCCTGGATGATCGGCTTCTCGGTCGCCGCCGCGATCCCCGCCTACGCCCTGAGCGCCCTGCTCCACCCCGGGGCGGGCATCACCTTCAACGGAGGGGTCGATCCCGCGCTCGAGGAGTCCGCGACCGAGGCGACGGGCTGGCAGGACACGATCCTCGGCTTCGTCTCGACCAACGTCTTCGAGGCGATGTCCACGGCCACGATGGTGCCCATCATCGTCTTCTCGCTCCTGTTCGGACTCGCGCTCAACAGCTATCAGTCCCGCACCGGCAACACCCTCGTGCTCGAGTTCCTCGACCAGGTGCAGAACATCGTGCTCACGATGATCCGGCTGGTGATGGTGATCGCGCCGATCGGCGTCTTCTGCCTGCTCGCCTCGCTCACCGGTCGCATCGGCTTCTCGGTCGTGACGTCGGCCCTCGCGTACCTCGGCACGACGGGCCTCGGCGTGGTCGTGCTCATGCTCGTCTTCGTCGCGGTCGTCTCGCTGCGGACCCGGCTGAACCCCCTGCGCCTGCCGTCCAAGCTCGCCGAGCAGACGGTGATCGCGGTGACCACCACGAGCTCGGCGGTGACCTTCCCGACGGTCCTGCGGAGCGCGATCGAGAAGGTCGGGGTCAGCCAGCGCGTCGCCAACTTCACCCTGTCGATCGGCCTGACCATGGGCTCCTACGGCGCGGTCCTCAACTACATGATCGTCGTGATGTTCCTCGCGCAGACCGGCGGGATCGAGCTCGGCGTCGGCCAGATCGCGATGGGCATGCTACTGGCGATCCTGCTGAACATGGGCACGATCACCGTGCCGGGCGGGTTCCCCGGTGGTCGCGATGTTCCTCGCCACCTCGCTCTTGCTGCCGATCGAGGCCGTCGGCCTGCTGATCGCGGTGGACTGGTTCACCGGCATCTTCCGCACCTTCCTCAACGTCAACGGCGACACGATGGTCGCGATGCTCGTCGCCGACGCCACCGACGAGCTCGACCGCCAGGTCTACGACTCCGGCAAGACCGTCGCCGCCGATATGGACCTCTCGGGCCACGCGGCGCTCTTCGCCAAGGCCGACGCGGCGGACTGACCGAGGATCGAGGGGTTGACGGGGAGGCGGGACCTCCGAGCGGGGACGGTGGAGCCGCGCGCGAACGTGCCACAATCGGGCCATGA
- the deoC gene encoding deoxyribose-phosphate aldolase — protein MTHIDNADLARMVDHTLLKPEATRQDVEALAREAEQLGTYSICVSPSMLPVSTSVAVATVCGFPSGQHASAIKAAEAADSVAKGAAEVDMVINIGLARAGDVDGVEADIRAVRDAAPAPTVLKVIIESAALDDEQIVAVCEAAERAGADFVKTSTGFHPAGGATEHAVALMRRTVGDRLGVKASGGIRTREAAEAMVAAGASRLGLSGTRAVLEG, from the coding sequence ATGACTCACATCGACAACGCTGACCTGGCCCGGATGGTCGACCACACCCTGCTCAAGCCCGAGGCGACCCGGCAGGACGTCGAGGCGCTCGCCCGCGAGGCCGAGCAGCTCGGGACCTACTCGATCTGCGTGTCGCCCTCGATGCTGCCGGTCTCGACGAGCGTCGCCGTCGCGACCGTGTGCGGCTTCCCCTCCGGACAGCACGCGAGCGCGATCAAAGCGGCCGAGGCGGCCGACTCCGTGGCCAAGGGCGCCGCGGAGGTCGACATGGTCATCAACATCGGGCTGGCCCGGGCCGGGGACGTCGACGGCGTCGAGGCCGACATCCGCGCGGTCCGCGACGCGGCGCCGGCGCCCACCGTGCTCAAGGTGATCATCGAGTCCGCCGCCCTCGACGACGAGCAGATCGTCGCCGTGTGCGAGGCCGCCGAGCGCGCCGGCGCGGACTTCGTGAAGACCTCCACGGGCTTCCACCCCGCCGGCGGGGCGACCGAGCACGCCGTCGCGCTCATGCGGCGCACGGTCGGCGACCGGCTGGGCGTCAAGGCGTCCGGCGGGATCCGCACCCGGGAGGCCGCCGAGGCGATGGTGGCCGCAGGCGCCTCCCGCCTGGGCCTGTCCGGCACCCGGGCCGTGCTCGAGGGCTGA
- a CDS encoding phospho-sugar mutase produces the protein MSAAPGAVPAELAERALAWQADDPDPRTAAELGSLLEAARSGEEGALDELADAFSGPLQFGTAGLRGAMGPGPFRMNLAVVSRAARGLADHLIGRLGGAGTDEAPLVVIGHDARHNSRAFAEASAAIMTAAGLRVRLSDRQCPTPLVAFATRHLEADAGVVVTASHNPPADNGYKVYLGGRASEVDGRGVQIVPPADAEIAARIAAVGAVRDIPRAASGWGELGEDVREAYLDAICALPLPDAPRDVRIVHTSMHGVGHETAMAAFSRVGFTEVHPVAKQADPDPDFPTVSFPNPEEPGAIDLALELARTVEADVVIANDPDADRCAAAAFDPHLGDWRMLRGDELGVLLGAHLIAAHDYRGVFANSVVSSRWLSRIAEAAGREAATTLTGFKWIARTPGIVFGYEEAIGYCVLPDVVRDKDGLSTALVVAEMAAMAKAEGRTLIGMLDALARQGGLYATEQLSVRVEDLALLGEMMTRLRRRPPTALGGSEVGEVRDLAEGSVETTGLPPTDGMLLATADDARVIVRPSGTEPKLKCYLEVIEAVEPDADDAALGAARAAAARHLAAIVEDVREALGVS, from the coding sequence ATGAGCGCCGCGCCCGGGGCCGTGCCCGCCGAGCTCGCCGAGCGCGCGCTCGCCTGGCAGGCCGACGATCCCGACCCCCGCACCGCCGCCGAGCTCGGCTCCCTGCTCGAGGCCGCCCGCAGCGGGGAGGAGGGCGCCCTCGACGAGCTCGCCGACGCCTTCTCGGGCCCCCTCCAGTTCGGCACCGCGGGACTGCGCGGCGCGATGGGCCCCGGCCCCTTCCGGATGAACCTCGCGGTGGTGTCGCGGGCCGCGCGCGGCCTCGCCGACCACCTGATCGGGCGCCTCGGCGGGGCCGGCACCGACGAGGCGCCGCTCGTCGTCATCGGTCACGACGCCCGGCACAACTCCCGCGCCTTCGCCGAGGCGAGCGCGGCCATCATGACGGCGGCGGGGCTGCGCGTGCGCCTGTCTGACCGGCAGTGCCCGACGCCTCTCGTCGCCTTCGCGACCCGGCACCTCGAGGCCGACGCGGGCGTCGTCGTCACGGCGAGCCACAACCCGCCCGCCGACAACGGGTACAAGGTCTACTTGGGCGGCCGCGCGAGCGAGGTGGACGGCCGCGGCGTGCAGATCGTGCCGCCCGCCGACGCCGAGATCGCGGCCAGGATCGCCGCGGTCGGCGCGGTGCGGGACATCCCGCGCGCGGCCTCCGGCTGGGGCGAGCTCGGCGAGGACGTCCGCGAGGCCTACCTCGACGCCATCTGCGCCCTCCCGCTGCCCGACGCGCCGCGGGACGTGAGGATCGTGCACACCTCGATGCACGGCGTCGGCCACGAGACGGCGATGGCCGCCTTCTCGCGCGTCGGCTTCACCGAGGTCCACCCCGTGGCCAAGCAGGCCGACCCGGACCCCGACTTCCCCACCGTCTCCTTCCCCAACCCCGAGGAGCCGGGCGCGATCGACCTGGCCCTCGAGCTCGCGCGCACCGTCGAGGCCGACGTCGTGATCGCCAACGACCCCGACGCCGACCGTTGCGCGGCCGCCGCCTTCGACCCGCATCTGGGCGACTGGCGCATGCTGCGCGGCGACGAGCTGGGGGTGCTGCTGGGAGCGCACCTGATCGCCGCGCACGACTACCGCGGGGTGTTCGCCAACTCCGTCGTCTCCTCGCGGTGGCTGTCCCGCATCGCCGAGGCCGCGGGACGCGAGGCGGCGACCACGCTCACGGGCTTCAAGTGGATCGCCCGCACCCCCGGCATCGTATTCGGCTACGAGGAGGCGATCGGCTACTGCGTCCTGCCCGACGTGGTGCGCGACAAGGACGGCCTGTCGACCGCCCTCGTGGTCGCCGAGATGGCGGCGATGGCCAAGGCCGAGGGCCGCACCCTGATCGGCATGCTCGACGCCCTGGCGCGCCAGGGCGGTCTCTACGCGACCGAGCAGCTGTCCGTGCGGGTCGAGGACCTCGCGCTCCTCGGCGAGATGATGACGCGCCTGCGCCGTCGCCCGCCGACCGCGCTCGGGGGCTCCGAGGTCGGCGAGGTGCGCGACCTCGCCGAGGGGTCGGTCGAGACCACCGGGCTGCCGCCGACCGACGGCATGCTGCTCGCGACGGCCGACGACGCACGGGTCATCGTGCGGCCCTCCGGGACCGAGCCCAAGCTCAAGTGCTACCTCGAGGTGATCGAGGCCGTGGAGCCCGATGCGGACGACGCGGCGCTCGGCGCGGCCCGCGCGGCGGCGGCCCGCCATCTCGCCGCGATCGTCGAGGACGTGCGGGAGGCCCTCGGCGTGTCCTGA
- a CDS encoding purine-nucleoside phosphorylase, with protein MNAAPPPPTDPAQLAAEAAAAIAQASGVAPHDIALVLGSGWSGAADLLGETVWEAPATDVPGFRPPAVEGHVGRLRSIRVADTGAHVLVLGARTHLYEGAGVDPVVHGVRTAAATGCGTLVVTNGCGGIDESWAPGTPVLISDQINFTGATPLVGATFVDLTDVYTPRLREIARQVDPTLDEGVYMQFHGPTYETPAEVRMARTMGATLVGMSTALEAIAARAAGLDVLGISLVTNLAAGISASPLSHAEVLEAGQAAAPRIAGLLADIVRRIPVAEGSAA; from the coding sequence ATGAACGCAGCTCCCCCTCCCCCGACCGATCCCGCTCAGCTCGCCGCGGAGGCCGCGGCCGCGATCGCGCAGGCCAGCGGCGTCGCCCCCCATGACATCGCCCTCGTGCTCGGCTCGGGCTGGTCGGGAGCGGCCGACCTGCTCGGTGAGACCGTGTGGGAGGCGCCGGCGACCGACGTCCCGGGCTTCCGGCCGCCGGCCGTCGAGGGCCATGTGGGGCGCCTCCGCTCGATCCGCGTCGCGGACACCGGCGCGCACGTGCTCGTGCTCGGCGCGCGCACCCACCTGTACGAGGGAGCGGGCGTCGACCCCGTCGTGCACGGGGTGCGCACGGCGGCCGCCACGGGCTGCGGCACGCTCGTGGTCACCAACGGCTGCGGCGGCATCGACGAGTCGTGGGCCCCCGGCACACCCGTCCTGATCAGCGACCAGATCAACTTCACGGGCGCCACCCCGCTCGTGGGGGCGACCTTCGTCGACCTCACGGACGTGTACACGCCGCGCCTGCGGGAGATCGCCCGTCAGGTCGACCCCACGCTCGACGAGGGCGTGTACATGCAGTTCCACGGGCCGACCTACGAGACGCCCGCCGAGGTGCGCATGGCCCGCACGATGGGCGCGACCCTCGTGGGCATGTCCACCGCGCTCGAGGCGATCGCAGCACGCGCCGCGGGCCTCGACGTGCTCGGCATCTCCCTCGTCACGAACCTCGCCGCCGGCATCAGCGCGAGCCCCCTGAGCCACGCGGAGGTGCTCGAGGCGGGGCAGGCGGCTGCACCGCGCATCGCGGGCCTGCTCGCCGACATCGTGCGCCGCATCCCGGTCGCAGAGGGGAGCGCGGCATGA
- a CDS encoding NAD(P)H-quinone dehydrogenase: MTDPSFSLPADPSRRRGSPAAPAVVIVGGGPGGYESALVAARHGADVHLVDADGIGGAAVLTDVVPSKTLIATAEVLDQVRGSGDLGLRTTRGDDPDTDPSLRADLGAVNARVRALAAAQSADIARSLAEAGVTVHRGHGRLTAPDRVEVHGVEVQGADGPRSLRADVVLLATGARPRELPSAPVDGERVLTWTQLYSLDALPEHLVVVGSGVTGAEFASAYRALGCRVTLVSSRDRVLPGTDREAADVLERAFARRGVVVRSRSRADRVVRDGDTVRVVLTSGEEILASHVLMAVGAVPATEGLGLDEAGVRRTASGHVEVDRVSRTNVGGIYAAGDCTGVLPLASVAAMQGRIAMHHALGDAVAPLLTRQVAQAVFTAPEIASVGVSEAEVEAGEVAGETRLLALATNPRAKMQGIEEGFVRIVVAPGAGTVLGGVVVSPRASELIHPLALAVTHRLTADELAAAFTVYPSVSGSLAEVARRVPQHT, translated from the coding sequence GTGACCGATCCGAGCTTCTCCCTGCCCGCCGATCCCTCGCGCCGCCGCGGCAGCCCCGCCGCGCCCGCCGTCGTCATCGTGGGCGGCGGCCCCGGCGGCTACGAGTCCGCCCTCGTGGCGGCCCGTCACGGCGCCGACGTCCACCTCGTCGACGCCGACGGCATCGGCGGCGCGGCGGTGCTCACCGACGTGGTGCCCTCCAAGACCCTCATCGCGACCGCCGAGGTGCTCGACCAGGTCCGCGGCTCGGGCGATCTCGGTCTGCGCACGACCCGCGGCGACGACCCCGACACGGACCCCTCGCTGCGTGCGGACCTCGGCGCCGTCAACGCCCGGGTGCGGGCGCTCGCCGCCGCCCAGAGCGCCGACATCGCCCGCTCCCTCGCCGAGGCGGGCGTCACGGTCCACCGCGGGCACGGGCGCCTCACCGCCCCGGACCGGGTCGAGGTGCACGGGGTGGAGGTGCAGGGCGCGGACGGCCCCCGGTCCCTGCGGGCCGACGTGGTCCTGCTGGCCACGGGCGCCCGGCCGCGCGAGCTGCCGAGCGCGCCCGTCGACGGCGAGCGCGTCCTGACCTGGACCCAGCTGTACTCGCTGGATGCCCTGCCCGAGCATCTCGTGGTGGTCGGCTCCGGTGTCACGGGAGCCGAGTTCGCGAGCGCCTACCGCGCGCTCGGTTGCCGTGTGACCCTCGTGTCCTCGCGCGACCGGGTGCTGCCGGGCACCGACCGGGAGGCCGCCGACGTGCTCGAGCGCGCCTTCGCACGGCGCGGGGTCGTCGTGCGCTCCCGCAGCCGGGCCGACCGCGTGGTCCGCGACGGCGACACGGTGCGGGTGGTCCTCACGAGCGGGGAGGAGATCCTCGCGAGCCACGTGCTCATGGCCGTCGGCGCGGTGCCCGCGACCGAGGGGCTCGGCCTCGACGAGGCGGGGGTGCGCCGCACCGCCTCGGGCCACGTGGAGGTGGACCGGGTCTCGCGCACGAACGTCGGCGGGATCTACGCGGCGGGCGACTGCACGGGGGTGCTCCCGCTCGCCTCGGTCGCGGCGATGCAGGGCCGCATCGCGATGCACCACGCCCTCGGCGACGCCGTCGCCCCGCTGCTCACGCGCCAGGTGGCCCAGGCCGTGTTCACGGCCCCGGAGATCGCGAGCGTGGGCGTGAGCGAGGCCGAGGTCGAGGCCGGCGAGGTCGCGGGCGAGACCCGTCTGCTGGCGCTCGCCACGAACCCGCGCGCCAAGATGCAGGGCATCGAGGAGGGGTTCGTGCGCATCGTCGTCGCCCCGGGGGCGGGGACCGTGCTCGGCGGGGTCGTGGTGTCCCCGCGGGCCAGCGAGCTCATCCATCCGCTCGCGCTCGCCGTCACCCACCGCCTCACGGCCGACGAGCTCGCCGCCGCGTTCACGGTCTACCCCTCGGTCTCCGGCTCCCTCGCCGAGGTCGCGCGGCGCGTGCCCCAGCACACGTGA